In Clostridium sp., one DNA window encodes the following:
- a CDS encoding MarR family winged helix-turn-helix transcriptional regulator, which produces MCNDEDNHQYIPEILITHWIRMIYRNMTNLYNCKLNELSLTISQVCVLSRLWIKDGLTQKEIALELQIRPASLTALVNTLVSKGWAIRKGDREDARINRIYLTDSGRDFRSKCAHINDEMEELLSRGFSKEEKQLLLVWLKRIYENME; this is translated from the coding sequence ATGTGTAATGACGAAGACAATCATCAGTATATACCCGAAATTTTAATAACTCACTGGATAAGAATGATTTATAGGAATATGACTAATTTATATAATTGTAAGTTAAATGAACTGTCATTAACAATTTCGCAGGTATGTGTATTATCAAGACTGTGGATTAAAGACGGACTTACACAAAAGGAAATAGCTCTGGAACTTCAGATAAGACCGGCATCACTTACAGCGCTTGTAAATACACTTGTTTCAAAAGGATGGGCAATAAGAAAGGGAGATAGGGAAGATGCAAGGATAAACCGGATATATCTAACTGACAGTGGAAGGGATTTCAGATCTAAATGTGCACATATAAATGATGAAATGGAGGAGCTTTTAAGCAGAGGGTTTTCAAAAGAAGAAAAACAGCTTCTTCTGGTATGGCTGAAGAGGATATATGAAAACATGGAATAG
- a CDS encoding S1C family serine protease, with amino-acid sequence MENFKKEKENSFKHRFKFKGGRLLSYIAVAVVASLIGGSISAAAFLYILPNTDFFKNTPLYESVANSVKIPQSQVSNVSTNSSSNKSSGLSVAEIAKRVSPAVVGVSVKTISQGSYFGFSGNGGMQEEDGMGSGIIINSDGYILTNYHVVQGAQTVSVILNNKKEVPAKVVNYNANQDLAVIKVTTKVAMPAVAELGDSSKLQVGDPVVAIGNPLGKELLGSVTSGIISATNREISVGDTSQSFLQTDAAINPGNSGGALVNSLGQVVGVNSAKIGGDVEGIGFSIPINTVKSKLSGLLKPSLKIGIACIDSDQGVYIAEVERSSPAEKAGLQVDDIIQKFDGKKVTSVNEINEIKAKHKSGDTVSIVVSRDGKIKTLNLTLVESE; translated from the coding sequence ATGGAGAATTTTAAAAAAGAAAAGGAGAACTCCTTTAAACATAGATTCAAATTTAAGGGAGGAAGATTATTATCTTATATTGCAGTGGCAGTAGTAGCAAGTTTGATTGGCGGAAGCATATCCGCAGCGGCATTTTTGTATATACTACCAAATACAGATTTTTTCAAAAACACCCCACTGTATGAAAGTGTTGCAAATTCAGTTAAGATTCCACAATCCCAGGTTTCCAATGTATCTACAAACTCCAGCTCAAATAAAAGTAGTGGCCTAAGTGTAGCTGAAATAGCCAAAAGGGTAAGTCCTGCAGTAGTCGGTGTATCTGTAAAGACAATTTCCCAGGGCAGCTATTTTGGATTTTCAGGCAATGGAGGCATGCAGGAGGAGGACGGCATGGGTTCCGGTATTATTATAAATTCAGATGGATATATACTTACCAATTATCATGTAGTACAGGGAGCCCAAACTGTAAGTGTAATACTTAACAACAAAAAGGAAGTACCTGCCAAAGTAGTAAACTATAATGCAAATCAGGATCTTGCCGTTATAAAAGTAACCACCAAAGTTGCAATGCCAGCTGTTGCTGAACTTGGCGATTCTTCAAAGCTGCAGGTAGGTGACCCGGTAGTTGCCATTGGAAATCCTCTTGGCAAGGAACTTCTGGGATCTGTAACAAGCGGAATCATAAGCGCTACAAACAGAGAGATAAGTGTTGGTGATACTTCTCAGAGTTTTTTACAGACAGATGCGGCTATAAATCCCGGAAACAGCGGTGGAGCCCTCGTAAATTCACTTGGACAGGTAGTAGGTGTGAACTCCGCCAAAATAGGTGGTGACGTGGAGGGAATAGGATTTTCTATTCCAATAAATACCGTAAAGTCTAAATTGAGCGGACTTTTGAAGCCATCATTAAAGATTGGGATTGCATGTATAGATTCCGATCAGGGTGTTTATATAGCAGAAGTTGAAAGATCAAGTCCTGCCGAAAAGGCCGGTTTGCAGGTAGATGACATAATACAGAAATTTGACGGAAAAAAAGTTACATCGGTAAATGAAATAAATGAGATAAAAGCAAAACACAAATCCGGTGACACTGTTTCCATTGTAGTATCACGTGACGGCAAGATAAAAACTTTAAATCTTACATTAGTAGAATCCGAATAA
- the lgt gene encoding prolipoprotein diacylglyceryl transferase: MNPVAFSIGGFQIRWYGVIIAVGIVAAFILANINCRKGNYDFDTIVDIFLIAFPFAIIGARVYYVIFQFQDYRGNLADIFNIRLGGLAIHGGLIFGLTAAYIYTRYKNKDFAKIADLLAPSIVLAQAIGRWGNFFNGEAHGGQVSYEFISRFPGFIQRGMHIDGVYYHPTFLYESIWNLLICIVLVYIFRRKHEKGTVIAAYIGLYSLGRFFIEGLRTDSLMIGPIRMAQLVSILGIIFSIVFLIVIRSKKQKPLH, encoded by the coding sequence ATGAATCCAGTAGCTTTTTCAATAGGTGGATTTCAAATAAGGTGGTACGGTGTAATAATAGCTGTTGGTATTGTGGCTGCCTTTATATTGGCAAATATAAATTGCAGAAAGGGAAATTATGATTTTGATACTATTGTAGATATATTTTTAATTGCATTTCCATTTGCCATAATAGGTGCAAGGGTATACTATGTCATATTTCAGTTTCAGGACTACAGGGGAAATTTAGCGGATATTTTCAATATAAGACTGGGAGGACTTGCAATACATGGAGGACTTATATTCGGCCTCACTGCCGCCTATATATATACACGATATAAGAACAAGGATTTTGCAAAAATAGCCGATCTTCTCGCTCCTTCCATAGTACTTGCACAGGCTATTGGAAGATGGGGAAATTTTTTTAATGGAGAAGCACACGGGGGCCAGGTAAGTTACGAATTCATCAGCAGATTCCCTGGATTTATACAGAGGGGAATGCATATAGATGGAGTTTATTATCATCCCACCTTCCTGTATGAATCCATATGGAATTTGCTGATATGTATTGTTCTTGTATATATATTCAGAAGAAAGCATGAGAAAGGTACTGTGATAGCAGCTTACATAGGACTTTACTCTCTCGGAAGATTTTTTATTGAAGGGCTCAGAACTGACAGCCTCATGATTGGCCCCATTAGAATGGCACAGCTTGTAAGTATTTTAGGTATAATATTCAGTATTGTATTTCTTATAGTAATCAGATCAAAAAAACAGAAACCACTGCATTGA
- a CDS encoding NRAMP family divalent metal transporter yields the protein MSELQEDFNIVSDTKCNKNKLLILFSIIGPGFLAAMGDNDAGGLISYCITGAKFGTSFFIPLSICLAFITYTIQEMSMRLSVVTQKGFTALIGKYYGKFWMKYNVTAIFIENILMLTTEFIGMSAGLIVLGIPMWIGVVVSLALVLSVITFSGYWTKERLSLFIGFFNIVFVIIAFMTHPDTGKIIDTFVSWNYTKGNGNILWYIAAIVGNSVAPWMIFFQGSACIDKGIVKNNIKFGRIDTAAGCVIQAAVAICVIISGAALFGKVGNLDSMGPAAVITAFSSNIGSISGILFGIGLFNAGLLASITISLSTTWCVSEAFNWDHSLNSKISEAPRFYAVYIGSVILAAIISLIPNLPLNYMAVLTQVIGGFLMVPILVFLLMLTNKKELMGKYVNGVFVNIRANVVVMILVTVIVLLTLNFITGCF from the coding sequence ATGAGTGAGTTACAGGAAGATTTTAATATTGTCAGTGACACTAAATGTAATAAAAACAAATTACTTATTCTCTTTAGTATTATAGGACCGGGATTTTTGGCAGCTATGGGAGACAATGATGCAGGTGGGCTTATTTCATATTGTATAACTGGAGCCAAATTTGGAACAAGTTTTTTTATACCACTTTCCATTTGCCTGGCTTTTATTACTTATACAATTCAGGAGATGTCCATGAGGCTTAGTGTTGTAACACAGAAAGGATTTACAGCTCTTATAGGAAAATATTATGGCAAGTTCTGGATGAAATATAATGTCACAGCCATTTTCATAGAAAATATATTGATGCTTACCACAGAATTTATAGGAATGTCTGCCGGATTGATTGTACTTGGAATACCTATGTGGATTGGTGTTGTGGTAAGTCTTGCACTGGTATTGTCTGTAATAACTTTTTCAGGGTATTGGACAAAAGAGAGGTTGTCTCTGTTCATTGGTTTTTTTAACATAGTATTTGTCATAATAGCTTTCATGACACATCCTGATACAGGAAAAATAATTGATACGTTTGTCAGCTGGAACTATACAAAGGGAAATGGGAATATATTATGGTATATTGCCGCCATAGTTGGAAATTCAGTGGCTCCATGGATGATCTTTTTTCAGGGAAGTGCCTGTATAGACAAGGGAATTGTGAAGAACAATATAAAATTTGGACGTATAGATACAGCGGCAGGTTGTGTGATACAGGCAGCGGTTGCTATATGTGTTATTATTTCCGGGGCAGCACTGTTTGGCAAAGTAGGTAATCTGGACAGTATGGGACCTGCTGCAGTTATAACTGCATTCAGCAGCAACATTGGAAGTATATCCGGAATTTTATTTGGAATTGGACTTTTTAATGCAGGACTTCTGGCTTCAATTACAATATCCCTTTCTACAACCTGGTGTGTATCGGAAGCCTTTAATTGGGATCACAGCTTGAATTCAAAAATATCTGAAGCACCAAGGTTTTATGCAGTTTATATTGGAAGCGTGATCCTGGCGGCAATCATATCCTTGATACCGAATCTTCCCTTGAACTATATGGCTGTTTTAACGCAAGTTATAGGTGGCTTCCTCATGGTACCGATACTTGTTTTCCTGTTGATGCTGACCAACAAGAAGGAACTTATGGGGAAGTATGTAAACGGAGTATTTGTAAATATAAGGGCAAATGTAGTTGTAATGATACTTGTAACTGTAATTGTACTTTTGACACTTAATTTCATTACGGGTTGTTTTTAA
- a CDS encoding helix-turn-helix domain-containing protein → MDSNYQKSQLGGMLKSILKDRSISMRKLSKLTGIDTATISRIINGKQRANINHIEKLSRHLNVPMEVLLKSAGYNIGESNTDSSEILNVMNSLNYKCDIDKIKAELEKYEQYALTPEGKNIIYKDFQKKLEGINGSGFFVEKLQNMYSEFVKKDISREKQAILGSCLLYFILSADIIPDYVFPIGYIDDIKALELVEQKMKS, encoded by the coding sequence ATGGATTCAAACTACCAGAAATCCCAATTGGGTGGAATGTTAAAATCGATTTTAAAGGATAGATCAATCTCAATGAGAAAATTGAGCAAATTAACAGGTATAGATACCGCAACTATTTCCAGAATTATAAACGGGAAACAGAGAGCAAACATAAATCATATTGAAAAACTTTCAAGACACCTGAATGTGCCCATGGAAGTGCTTTTGAAATCTGCTGGCTACAACATAGGAGAAAGTAATACAGACTCATCAGAAATATTAAATGTGATGAATTCATTAAACTATAAATGTGACATAGACAAAATAAAAGCAGAGCTGGAAAAATACGAACAGTATGCATTGACTCCGGAAGGTAAAAATATAATATATAAGGATTTTCAAAAAAAACTTGAGGGTATAAACGGGAGTGGATTTTTTGTAGAAAAGCTGCAAAACATGTACAGCGAGTTTGTGAAAAAAGATATTTCCAGGGAAAAACAAGCCATACTCGGCAGCTGTCTGCTTTATTTCATACTTTCTGCAGATATTATACCCGACTATGTTTTTCCAATTGGATACATCGATGATATCAAGGCCCTTGAACTGGTTGAACAGAAAATGAAATCATAA
- a CDS encoding radical SAM protein, with protein sequence MEYEGIVYRPPSEARSLIIQVTIGCAHNKCSFCSMYRNKRFRIRSTEEIYKDLNEARRIYGYVDRIFLADGDALVLPMKKLKEILFKINTLFPECRRISAYATPGDILRKSLDELRELKNLGVGILYMGIESGSDKILNEIKKGAAASEIIEAGRKVKSSGIKLSTTFISGIGGKDKWRENARESAKVINSICPDYVGLLTLMVEKGTQMYADIECGRFRLLGPEEVMLETRELVKNIDVDNCIFRSNHASNYVSLGGTLSMDKEKLINIIDGVLKGQHGYKPEKFRML encoded by the coding sequence ATGGAATATGAAGGGATTGTATATAGGCCACCAAGTGAAGCTAGGAGCCTTATAATTCAGGTTACAATAGGATGTGCACATAATAAATGCAGTTTCTGCAGTATGTACAGGAATAAGAGATTCAGAATAAGAAGTACAGAAGAAATATATAAGGATCTGAATGAAGCCAGAAGGATCTATGGTTATGTAGATCGAATATTTCTTGCAGACGGAGATGCGCTGGTACTTCCAATGAAAAAATTAAAGGAAATATTGTTCAAGATAAATACACTTTTCCCGGAGTGCAGGAGGATTTCAGCCTATGCAACTCCAGGAGATATTTTAAGAAAGTCACTGGATGAACTCAGGGAATTGAAAAATCTTGGGGTAGGAATTTTGTATATGGGAATTGAAAGTGGCAGTGATAAAATATTGAATGAAATAAAGAAAGGGGCTGCAGCTTCTGAAATAATAGAAGCAGGGAGAAAGGTAAAAAGCAGCGGAATCAAGCTTTCTACTACATTTATTTCTGGAATAGGTGGAAAGGACAAGTGGAGGGAGAATGCCAGAGAGTCTGCGAAAGTCATAAATTCCATTTGCCCTGATTATGTAGGACTGCTTACTCTTATGGTTGAAAAGGGAACTCAGATGTATGCAGATATAGAATGCGGACGGTTTAGACTTCTAGGCCCTGAAGAGGTTATGCTTGAAACCAGGGAGCTTGTTAAAAATATTGATGTTGACAACTGTATTTTCAGAAGTAACCATGCCTCGAATTATGTATCCCTGGGAGGAACATTATCAATGGACAAAGAGAAGTTAATAAATATAATTGACGGGGTTTTAAAGGGACAACATGGATACAAGCCTGAAAAATTCAGAATGTTGTAA
- a CDS encoding GGDEF domain-containing protein, whose translation MKDNDKYAMSFFGGFVDKDLEMEFLHYDINYSSRLTGNMALIFGAIYMSFIISDYFVIKSLSLFMTISFIRVVFFILSIIIYFRVKKINSYFSIIRITTAYEIVFFISFIVLVFEYGPNGLIPFFSIMAITWGIYIMPNKLINTQIISVFFNLFFLIIYTNCIEYIETDVLLKAVKYCIIFIIFGNMKAYMSNFYRRKQFANSKRLLRLSATDPLTGIYNRGKFDQELNWWTEYCNMYGKPLSLIIFDIDDFKKINDNYGHLVGDSVLKTTTSIIKDELRSTDIFARWGGDEFVILFPDTAINDTLRITERIRVCILKNKYDRIDNITCSFGLVSLQKNENTQSMLQRADKFLYKAKSQGKNTIAAETGSKSVAK comes from the coding sequence ATGAAAGATAATGATAAGTATGCTATGTCCTTTTTTGGTGGATTTGTAGACAAGGATTTAGAAATGGAATTTTTACATTACGATATCAATTATTCTTCAAGGCTTACAGGGAATATGGCTCTTATATTTGGAGCTATATATATGTCGTTTATAATTTCAGACTATTTTGTCATTAAAAGCCTGTCTTTATTCATGACTATATCGTTCATCAGAGTAGTATTTTTTATTTTGTCGATAATTATATATTTTAGGGTAAAGAAAATCAACAGCTATTTTAGTATTATCCGTATAACAACAGCATACGAAATTGTATTTTTTATTTCTTTTATAGTTTTGGTATTTGAATATGGACCCAACGGTTTAATACCATTCTTCAGCATAATGGCTATTACTTGGGGAATATATATTATGCCAAATAAACTCATCAATACACAAATTATTTCTGTCTTTTTCAATCTATTTTTTTTGATTATCTACACTAATTGTATAGAATACATAGAAACGGATGTACTTTTAAAAGCTGTTAAATACTGTATAATATTCATTATATTTGGAAATATGAAAGCATATATGAGCAATTTTTATAGGAGAAAACAATTTGCAAATAGCAAAAGACTTTTAAGATTGTCAGCAACCGATCCACTTACAGGAATATATAATAGAGGAAAATTCGATCAGGAACTCAACTGGTGGACTGAGTATTGTAATATGTATGGGAAGCCCCTTTCACTGATTATCTTCGACATTGACGACTTTAAAAAAATCAATGATAATTACGGGCATCTTGTCGGTGACAGTGTCCTGAAAACTACAACATCAATAATAAAAGATGAGCTTCGAAGTACTGATATCTTTGCCAGATGGGGCGGTGATGAATTTGTAATACTTTTCCCCGATACTGCCATAAATGATACTTTGAGAATAACGGAAAGAATAAGGGTCTGTATCCTGAAAAATAAATATGACAGAATAGATAATATCACCTGCAGTTTTGGACTGGTATCACTTCAGAAAAATGAAAATACACAGTCAATGCTGCAAAGAGCAGATAAGTTTCTTTACAAAGCCAAAAGTCAAGGGAAAAATACTATTGCAGCAGAAACAGGCAGCAAATCGGTGGCAAAATAA